The genome window GAGGAGTCATCGCGCTGCAAAGCGGAGACAACCGTCGGATTCTTATGGAAAGAATGACCCCGTTTATCGGCGGTTGAAGTTCGATTCGGTTCGAGGCAACGGATTTCGCCTCAATCACACACTATGTTTCCGAAATGTAGGATCTCCTAACGTTTCTTCGAAAGCCGTTCGTTGAACCGGGATTCGTATGAGTTCCTACAACGTTTGCTCCGACAAATCATTTCGGGCGCTCCTGCTCGGTTTTATTATAAATCTTAGATCGAATTGATTCAAACGCAGGCCAGGCTTGCTCCGCGCTACGGCGATCGCCTTCGGTCTCCTCTTTCGAGGAGACCGCTTCGCGCGCTCCGCATCCTTAGCGCGGTTTTCGTCGTTTACTTTCCGCAAGTCGGATTAAAAACTTCTTTTCTTTTTTTAAAAGAAAGAATCGATTCTTCCCCATGCCTTCTTCCTTGCAAAAAGTTCTCGGGCCGTTTCATCTCTGGGGAATCTCGGTCGGTCTCGTGATTTCCGGGGATTACTTCGGATGGAATCTCGGCTGGGCCCATTCCAACTTTTGGGAATTTGCCGTGGCCGTCGGTTTGATCGCGATCTTTTATTCCTGCTTTTCCTTGTGTTTCACCGAACTCGCGACATCGATCCCGCACGCGGGCGGCCCTTCGGCATATGCGCATGTCGCCTTAGGACCGTTAGGCGGATTGGTCGCCGGTTTTTTCACTCTCGTCGAATTCGTATTGGCGCCGCCGGCGATCGCTTCGGCTTTAGGAGGTTACTTTCACTTTTTAGTTCCCGTCGTCGATGCGAACCTCGCGTCCAACGGATTTTTCATACTTTTGATCGGAATCAATCTCTTAGGAATCAAACAAACCGCGCGTTTCGAATTGTTCGTAACGTTGACGGCGGTGTTCGGACTTCTGCTTTACTTCGCGTTTTCGGTTCCCCACTTTCGATGGGGACAAATCGGAACAAATTCTACATTCAATTTTTGGAATCTGTTTCCGGCGTTGCCGTACGCGATCTGGTTTTTTCTCGCGGTGGAAGGAGTCGCCATGGCCGCGGAAGAAGTGAAAAATCCCGAAAAAGACATTCCTCTCGGTTATCTTTCCGGAATCGGCACTTTGGTCTTATTGGCGTTCGGAGTTTTATTCGGAACAGCCGGAATCGTTTCCACGAACTCGGTCTCAACTTTGGATTATCCGCTTTCGTTCACATTAGGAAATCTTTATGGACCTTCATCCTGGATCGCGCGTTTGTTTACCGGAATCGGATTGTTCGGATTGATCGCGTCCTTGCTCGGAATCATACTCGGATATTCTAGACAGATCTACGCGCTCGCCAAAGAAGGATTCTTACCGAGAATTCTCGCCCGATTGAATCCAAAAACTCAAGCGCCGAGTTTCGCGATCGTGGTCGGCGGACTGGTCGGACTTTTGGCCCTTCAATATGGAAACACGGGAGAATTGATCACATTATCCGCGTTCGGCGCCTGCGGAATGTATTGTATCAGCATGATTTCCTTTTTTGTCTTGAGAATCAAAAACCCGGACCGAAAGAAACCTTATCAAGTTCCCTTCTATCCGATTCTTCCGGCGGTCGCGATCGCACTCGGCTTCCTGTGTTTTATCACATTAGCGATTTATTATACGTTCTCTTTGATGATTTTGGCGATCGGCTTGACCGTTGCTTTTTTGTTTTTTCTCGGCAGCAAAGGATTCGATCTCAAACGGATTCCGCATTCTTCCCTTTCTCCCGATCAGGAAGAAAGTTCGTTTTCCCGGGGAGATACGGACTTTTAAGTCATTCTATCCGATCGGATTCACTCTGTTAGGCGTCGCTTTTTGGAAACGTTCCCTTTTTTACGGAGCGCTTGTTGCCAATCTGATGGTGATTTCCAAAGTAATTTGGAGCACGGTCAACGACGCGGAAAATTCCGTGGGTACGATTTACCTTCCTACGATCGTAGGAGTGTTGTTGTTCAATTCCTTGTTTTACTATCTGACAAAACGAAAGAAGAAAGAAGTTTCATAAAAATAACAAGAAATGGAGAATCGAATAGGGATTCTAAACCGCATCCTCGTTCAACTCCGCAAGAATATCTTTGAGTTCGCGCTTGTCGCGGACTTCCACAAGACAATCCTCGCCGAACTCGTCGGATTCGAGACGGACGGCAAAATAACCGTTTTCCTCTTCTCCGTGCAAAGAACGTACATCGAGATTGACCAGATCTAAGTCCTCTTCCAACACGGGAGTCAAAAGAAGATATTGATTCTCGTCGATCTCCAACGCTTCCGCCACGATAAAAGAATGCGGGTTTCCATCCTCGTCCAATAGCTGAAGGGTTTCCCGTCCTTGTTCCTCGTGATCTCTGGATTCTTCCTCGGAAAACGGATCGCTCATCGTTGGTCGCCTTGTGTTCCCGCTTCGGAATCGAACTCGAACGGAAGTTTATTCTTTTTGGCGAAATTACATTCTTTGCATGCAGGAACGAGATTGGCTTTGATGGACTTTCCTCCTTTTGCAAGAGGAATGAGATGGTCCATCGTCAATTCTTCGGGCGGAAACATTTTACCGCAATAGTGGCAGACGCCCGCGCCTTTTTTCTTTTTCCACCAAGGAGTTCGCTTCAAATCCTTGGCGATTCTTCTCTGTTTCGCGAGTTCTTCCTCGCTGATCCAGACGATGGGTTCTTCTTCGGGTTCCATTCGAAAATTCTAATCTTTATAAGCGGCCCAATCCGAACCGGGTCCGCTGATGGAAAGTTTCAGGGTTTCGCTGCGATTGACCGCCTGAATTCCCTCTTCCAAACCGGAAGCGGTGAGAAGAAGCGTATCCCCCTGCGAAAGGATTTCCCCTTCGACCTCCGCCTTTCCCTGCAACACGATCAAAATTTGGAACACGGAATCCTTATATACATTCGGAATTTGGAATGTTTTACCGTTCCCGGAAACCTCGAGGGTTTCCATGAGGAATTTATCGTTTGCCGTTAGACGAAACCGCTTGCCGTCGCTCCAGTTTTTCGGCGCGGGTTTCATGATATCGTCTTCGGAAGGACCGGAATAATCCAAAACGTCCAGCGCCTTTTGAAGATGCAGCTCTCTCGGTCTTCCGTAATCGTAAACGCGGTATGTGGAATCGGAGGATTGTTGCACTTCCATCAGAAGAATTCCGGCGCCGATCGCGTGAATTCTTCCCGGATTCAAAAGAAAGGAATCTCCTTCCTTTACGGGGATCTGTCTTAAAACTTCTTCGGCGCGGTTTTGCTCCACGAGGGTTTTGAATTCTTCCCTGCTGGTCGCATTCAAAAAACCGCATACGAGTTTGGAACCGGGTTCTGCTTGTAATACGGTCCAAGCTTCTTTTTTTCCGGCGCTTTGCGGATCGTATTTTTCGGCATACGCATCGTCGGGATGAACTTGAACGGAAAGTTTTTCTTTGGCGTCTATGATTTTGATTAAAAGAGGAAACGGTTTTCCGCGAAACGGTTTTCCAAGAATCGAATCTGTGTTTGCCCGGTACGCGGTACGGAAATTTTTTCCGGCAAGAGGTCCGTTGACGATTTCGGAAACGTCGTTCCCGTAATCGGAAATTTCCCAGGATTCTCCGATGTTCCCGTCCGGAATCGTTCTTCCGGGGAAATCTCCGAGCTTTCTACCGCCCCAAATTCTTTCCTTATAGATCGGATTCAATCGGATCACCTTCTGCATAAAACCTATTTTTTCCCTCCTTCTATAAGTTCAATTTTTACTTTGAGAAGATTCTTCTTAAAATGTACGAATCCTGACGATTTGAGTCCGGATAAATCCAATTCGTAGATTTTTCCGGGTATAAGTTTTCCGGCTTCCGCTTCCAGATTGAGATTTCGAAAACTTTTATACGTTCCTTTTCCTCCGCAGGAATCGCAGAACACGTTCGAGCCTCTGCAATCGGGACAAAGAACGCGCACGACCAAGGGGATCTTCGCGGCTACGGGAGAATCGAGTTCTTCGTTAGTTAAGAGAATTCTAATATCGTAATGGATTCCGGAATACTTTTTGCGTTCCTTATTGCGCATTCCCGCGCGGAGAAGTCCCCGTTTTGCGAATTCGACCGCTTGACCCGCGTATAAAATTCTCGAACTCGGAATTTGCCGGATCTGTGCCGTAACGTTCGAGTCATTCTTCCCTTCGAACGAGGACTTGAACTTAAAAAGAATCTCGGGATGTCTGGAAAGATATTGAAGATCGTATTCTTTCCGTTTGATCGGATGCGTTAGGATTTGATACGAAACCGCGAATTTTTGAAAGAGATCGGAAGATCCGGTTTCGCGGTTATCGGGATGAAAGATTTTCGCCAATTCCCGATAACGCGACTTCACCCTTTCGACGGAGGCAAGAGGGGAAAGTCCGAGATTTTTATAATGATCCGGAAAGTGATTCTGAAGTCCCGGATCATTCATGGACGTATTTTAATCCTTCGGAAGATTCTCCTGATAAGGTCCCCCGTTCTCGATTTCGCGCAGAGTTTTTTCAACGTCTTCCGCTGTCGTTTTAATATTTCCTTCCACATACTTATCGATTCGACGGATGATTTCCAATAGGTTGGTTCTATAAATCCGGACAAGTTTTACCCGTTGTGCCGGTTCTCGAATGGTTGTGACATTATACAATGTTTCTTTCGTACCCGCGTCCGTTTTTTTACGGATCACCAATTCGATGGAATCCGGATTGGTTCCGTCCGAACTCACCTTTTCGTTCTTCAAGATGCTGATTTCTTCGTCGATACTGCGCATTTTGGAAATTAATGATTTCCTGCTCCAGAAGACGATGGATTCCAACTTCAAGGGTGCGTTCTGCGCGCCCGCGCCGGAAACTTTTAATACGAAGCGAAGATCGAGCATGTAACGGTTTCTACTTTGAGGGATTTGATCTTCGTAAGCGGGAATAAACTGACTGTAAAGATTGTCTTGGATCTGTTTTCTTCGATTTAGGAACGCTAGTCGACTCTCGATTCTCTTATGAAACTCGGCGATATCCTTTCCGAGTACCTCCAGGTCCTTAACTTGTCCCTGTTCATAAGGTAGGATTTTCACTTTACCATCCGGTTCGAACTCTTGGCCCGAAATACCGGCTAAGGCGGAAATCAAAATCAGGAAATAAAATAATTTGGCATTCATTGTAGATTTTTCCAGTCGCCGTCCTTTAATAGTTTCGGAGGTTCCAGGATTTTCCCCATAATTTTATCAAAAATAGATTGAACTTATCGTCAAATTCTGGGAAAAGGGAAGGAAAGGATCGGTATGGAAATCAATCATAGAAAGTCGGGAGAAACAAACATAGTGAGTCTTTCGGGCAGTCTCGATATCTATACCTCAATCGATCTCAAAACCTTCTTCGAATCCAACATCAACAAAGATAATAAAAACGTAGTCGTAAATCTTGAAAAACTCAACTACATCGATTCTTCCGGAATCGGAATGTTGATCAAGCAGTTGAACTACGTGCAAGACTTGAACGGTTCTTTTTTTATCGCGAACATGAAACCTGCGATCGAAAAAGTTTTCAAAGTCGCCGGTCTTACTTCTTACTTTAAGACGATCAGCCCTGCGGAATTCGCTTCCAACTTCCCGTAATTCGAATTTGGTTCATAAAAGCGCGACCCCTGAGCGTTGCAGCAAATGAACACGGACAACTCAGCAAATCGTTCCGTATGAACTGCGTTTAAGGAAGTGTTCCCTTTGGTTTATTCTTTTTTGCCGAAATTCTTTCCAGAAATGAATGCTAACGAAGAACTTTGTTGTAGTTCCTACAATTTTTCCGTGAAACAGCGGCCCCACCCTAAAATTGGGCGGTGGTGGTGTGGAGGCGAGAAAGTTCGGGCCAATTCCCCTTTATCAGAAAGATCTCATATTCACAATCTAAAAATGGCGATCTTGTCGGAACATTGGCCTATTCATTTCTCAGCTTCGCTGAGAGGCTGCGATTACTACGCTCCGCTATCTACAGGCCTATCTCTCCCTAGAACGCAATCCATAGAGAGCGTTCTGCTGAGTTACTGGGTCGCTCGATAAGAGTAAAACACGTCCCAGATTCCCCAGAAACGACCGATCTCCCCCGCGTTCGGAACCAATCGAAAATCCATTCTCCCTTCGATCAGCTCGCCCGGATCGACCCGAAACCGAACCGGAAATTGGGATGAATAGGTTTCACTTCCCGGGAATCGAACCGTGGTTTTTAAAATCCCGTTCATATAAATCGCCAGCTCCCGCGGCTTCACCCCTTTCGGTCTTTCGGAAAACGTAAACTGCGTTAGGTCCATTTGAATATACAAAGGCTCGTTGCGGGAGGGATCGGCGGTGAGATAAAAACGAAGTCCTTCTTCCGGAATCATTCTGCAAAGACCGTCTTGAAGTCTGCCCGTCCCGGCTCCCGGAGCAACATCCGGTCGGTCCCGTTCCAACTGCATTCCGTTGTGAATCGCCCAAGTCGAAAGTTCGCTATAAGTCCGGAAATCCTCCGTATGCAGGGGCGCCCCGTCTTCTCCCTGATGATCGAAGTTGATGAATTTTTTAAATTTCGGATTTTCTTCCGATTGGAGGAACCCCGTACTGGTAAAAGTAAAACAGAGAAAAACGAGTATGATTCGGTGAACTACCATCTACTTATAGTATCGACAGGACCGGGAAGAATTTGATCACAATCCAGACACTCGAACAAGCCGGAAAGACGATTCATTCTCCCTGCGTAGTGACCTTGGGCAATTTCGACGGGATTCATCTCGGTCACCAGGCTCTTTTGGATCGGGTTTTACAAGTTTCCAAACAAACCGGCCTCTCCTCCTGTGTGGTCACCTACGACCCGAACCCGGCCATCGTCCTTGGGAAAAATCCCGAAATGAAAAGTCTGATGACTCTCGCCGACAAGGAAGAATGGATCCGCAGACAAGGCATCGATTATCTGGTCGTTCTTCCGTTTAACAAAGAATTGGCGGAAATGAGCGCGGAATCCTTTTTGGAGGAAATTCTCCTCAAACAATTGAAAGCGAAAAACATCATCATAGGCTTCAATCATTGTTTCGGAAAAGGAAGAAGAGGTAACTACGAACTTCTTCAAGAATATTCTGATAAACTAAAATACTCGGTCGAAAAAGTGGACCCCGTATTTCTGGAAGACGTCAAACTCTCCAGTTCTTATGTGAGAATGCTCGTTTCCGAAGGAAACGTTAAGGAAGCCGCGCGCTGTTTGAACCGCTCGTATTCCGTTTCCGGCAAGGTTGTGGGCGGCCACAAACGGGGACGACAAATCGGATTTCCGACGGCGAACGTTCAATTCAATCCAGATATTCTTCTCCCCGGAATCGGCGTCTACGCGGGTTTTACTACCGTGGAAGGAATCACATATCCTTCGATGATCAACGTAGGACATAACCCGACCTTCGGTCAGAACGCGGTTACGCTCGAATCGAACATCTTCGACTTTCAAAAAGAAATCTACGATCAAATCATACGCATTACGTTTACGGAAAGAATTCGGAGCGAAGTCAAATTCTCAGGCGTTGAATCTTTGATCGCTCAGCTCAAACAAGACGAAATCTCCGCGAGAAAGATTCTCGAATCCGAAAAAACGGATTTCAAGGTCTGATCGACTTCGCTTAACAATCTAGGATACTCTTACGGAGCGGAATCCACGATTCTCGTCTTCAACGTCGGAACGACTCGAACCTTCGACTAAAAACGGCATTCTACTTGGATCGACCGGTCACGCACGGGTCGAGCGTTTCGGGAAAAATTTCGATTCCGTTCTTTTCCGAAAAACGGCCCGCGAGAATCGGTAAATTCCGTTTTTTCTTCTTCATTAGAATTTCATGAATCTTTGTTGGCGCTCCGAATCTTCGCGAAAGAAATCGAAATTATGGCTTCGAAATCCAAGAAATAAATATTTTATAGTTTCAAATTCATCGTCCAAACGAATACTGGGGTCGGGCCCGATTTTTTTAGAATTCGTTCTTGCGTATGAATTATTATCTTTTTTTTCCCATGGCGGCTCTTTTTACGAATACGATCTTTATCGCATTCGTTTACGCAAGAAGAACGGGCAATCCTCTCATTCGTTCCTATCTCCTTTATACGATCGGTCTCGACGCTTGGCTTTTTACGTACGCGTTCACCTGGTCCTATCCGCCCGAAGCTTGGATGACGTGGGCGTTTAAAATTCTCGCGGCGACTTGGCTTCCGGTCGGAGCGCTTTATCTCGAATTCGTTTACGTCTTTTTAAACAGAATTCCCGGACCGTTTCTTTGGTTTTTTAGAATCGGAATTCCGATCTCCTATCTGATTACGCTTTCCACGGACTGGGTCGTGCGGGGAAGCATTCGTTATTATTGGGGTTACGAAAACGAACCCGGACCTTTGTATCTCGTCGTCATTCTTTCCTTTGTCGCGCTGCCCGGTTTTATCGGTTTGGGAATTTTAATACGTTCCTTTTTTACCGCGCGCAAGGATCAAAAAAAACAGATCGGTCTTGCGATCTTAGGTTCCATGTCCGCGATGTTCATGAGTTTTTATTCCGAAATCCTTCGGACGGACGATCAAGGGAGAATGTTGGGCGTTCCCTTGACTCCGATCGCGGTGGTCATCCAATCCTTTCTGATCTTTATCGCGATCACGCGATACGGTTTTTTACGGATCAACATCGAAGGACTCGCCGTGGAATTGTTCCGCGACATCCACGACGGAATGATTTTGGTCAAACAGGATCGTTCCTTGTTCTTCATGAACGAATCCGCGATCAAAATATTAGGAATTTCGAATACTCTTCCCAGTCATTTTTATCCGTCCGATTTTTTAAAAGGATATCAGGAAAACCCCAATCATCTTTCGCGGGAATATCAGCCGATCTTCAATCGAGCTTGCAAAGGCGTGGAACTTACCCGGTCGAACATCGAACTAACCGGAAACGAAAACGGTTATCTTTTTATCCTGCGCGACATCAGCGAAAAGATAGATTCAAGAGAAAAGATAGAGAGCATCTATTCTTCCATCAGCAAGGATCTGGAGATCGCGAAAATCGCGCAGACTTCGGCGATATCCACCAAGTTTCCGGAAAGTTCGCGTTATAAGTTTCATTCGCACTTTCAGCCTTTCGAGCTTGTCGGAGGAGATTTTTTCAGAACGTTGGAACGTTCCGACGGGAAACTCGATATCTTTTTCGCGGACGTTTCGGGTCACGGAATTTCCTCCGCGATGGTGGCGGGTATGCTTTCCATTTCCTTTCAGCTCGTTACGGAATCCAAGCCGAGTCCCAAGATCGCTCTCGAAAAGATTCAAGAACTTCTCTTGGGCGCGGTGTTGAACCACCATATCTCGGCGGTTTACCTGTCCTTCGATCCGAACACAAAAATATTAGAATATTCTTATGCAGGGCATCATCCGATCCTGGTATTCCGGGACGGAGAAATAGTTTCTCTCGAGGGCTCGGGAAGAATCCTTCTGATCACCCAGGAAACCGAGTTGAACAACTATTCTTTTCAACTTAAGAAGGGGGATATTTTGTTTCTCTATTCGGATTGCCTCTTTGAAGTACGAAACTCCGAAGGAGAAATCCTGGGTTACGAAAATTTTCTGCAGAAGATCCACGAGATTCCGGTTCAAACTCCTCCCAATGTTCTGAAAACTTCCATCGACTGCGCGCTCGCGTTCGGAAAGGGAAAACTTACGGACGATCTCGCAATTCTGATCTTGGAGGTGTTCTAAAATGAATCCGTATATCCTGATTCCTTTTTCGGCCCTCGTCATCAACGGTTCCCTGTTCGCATACGTCAGCGCTCTCAAGGGCAAATCCAGAACCGTAACCTTATACCAAAGATTTTCGCTTTTACTTTCGATCTGGCATATCGCTTTGATTCTCTATTGGTCCTTTTTACCGGGTAACTGGCCCGTGATCGTTTTTAAAGTTTCTTCCTTTGCTTGGATTTTTATCGGCTGTTTGTTTTTCGAGTTCGCGGTTCAATTCACGGGATCGTCGTATCGATTTCTGATCTATTTCTTTCGCGGACTTTCCTTGGTTTCCTTTTTAATTACGGTCAGTACGGACTCGGTGGTTGCGGGAAGTTTTCGAGCCTATTGGGGAGACGTCATCGTTGCCGGGCCTCTGTATCTTCCCGTAAGCAACTTCGTGATCGGCATACCGACGTTAGGCGGCTCTTTGATTCTGATTCTGAATGGAATCCGTTCCCCGAATCCTCTTTTAAAAAAACAATCGAGGCTTGTGGCGTATGGAACGATATTCACGTATGTTCTGAGTTTCAGCACGACCCTTCTTCCCCGTTATTGGAATCCTTCTTTGACGTTTCCTCCGATCAGCGGAAGCGCCGCGCTCATCCAATCGGTTTGTATCTTTATCGCGATTCAGAAATACGGCTTTATGGATCTCAAGCTCGAACACATCGCGCTTCGATTGTATGCCGAAATTCGGGAAGGAGTGATTCTTTTATCCTCGAAAGGAATTCTTTTGTTCAGCAATCTTTCCGCGAGAAAGATGCTTCGTCTTCCCGAATCGATCAACACGGGAATGGCGTTCGACCTCAGAAATTATCTCGAAGACTTCCCCGCAGATTCCTTTTTTGAAAGAAAGGAATTCGTCAATCTTAGCGTACCGCCCGAGGAATCCGTCATCGGTCTTCATGAGGAGTTTCTGCAAGTTCCCGAAAACAAATATCTGGAGGTTTCCTCTTCACCGATTCCTTTGTCGGGAAGGAGCGGAGGCAAGGTTTATATTCTGCGGGACATCACGGAAAAAAAGGAATCGCTTGAGAAAATTAGGAAATTATTATATAGACTCGACTTGGATCTGGATCTCGCGAGAAACATTCAGGAAAAGATCACGACCCACGACTTTCCCGACTCTCCCGATTACAAAATCCATTCCCACTTTCAGCCGTACGTAAAGGTGGGAGGCGATATTTTAAACGTCATCAAGGAGAAGGATGAAAGTCTTCACATTCTTTTCGGGGACGTTTCGGGTCACGGGATTTCGGCGGCGATGGTTGCCGCAATGACTTCGATCGGTTTCGGAGCCGCCACAGGAAGAAGCGATCGCACGGATCAGAATCTTCTTTTTATTCACAGACTTTTAAAGGATACGATCACTCTGCACTTCCTTTCCTCGGTTTACATGAGATACGTTCCGTCCGAAAGAAAATTAGAATATAGTTATGGAGGACATCACCTCGGTCTGTTGATCCGCAACGGAGTCTGCAGCTTTATCGAAGGTTCGGGGGGAATTCTTTTTGCGATCGCCTCCCCGAAAATCCAAAGATACGAAATCAATCTTCTCAGAGGGGATCGGGTTCTTTTTTATTCTGACGGCTTATTCGAAGTGAAAAACAGGGAAGGGAATATTTTGGGAAGAAATCAGTTCCTCGAAGCGGTCAAGTCTCTGATCGTGGACGATACGAGTTCCATGATCCGCTCCATTCTCTCCTACTCCGCATCGTACGGAGAAGGAGAAATGTCGGACGATGTTACGATCTTTTGTCTCGAAGTTCTTTAAGCGATCTTTTCGCGGATCGCCTTTAAAAACGGAAGGAACTCGTCGAGCGCACCGGGAAGTTCGTATTCGATCGAATCTCCGGCGCGAATGATGTCCTTTTCCTCGAGAGCGACGGCGACACTCGCGAGAATCTCGTTCAGTTCTCCCGTCTTCTCTTCGAATCCGATTCCATCGATCGTAATCGCTGTGAGATCCAATTCCGGTTTTCTCAACTTCAAAGTGATAAACGAAGTAAGCAGAACGTTGATCTGCGAAATGGATTGAGTCAACAACTCTGTTGCGACTTCGTCCTTTCCGGATTGATACGCTTCGTTGACTTTCACGAAAGCCTCTTTGAGTCCGCCGATGTTCGCGATAAACGTATCCAAAATTTCTTTGAGTGTGGGTAGATCCAGATCCAACACCTGCGTTCTTGCGATCAAATCCATGATGAAGAGTTTCAGATCTCTTAGATTTTCCAAAAAGGTTTCGATCGTCGCCGTATTATCCAGACTTTTGCAGTTGGACGAAAGTTCGGAAACGATATCCGCCACGGTGTTTCCCGTTCCCATCGGCTTGATCTGATCGAGTTTCAGATGAAGCAGATTCGAAGCGGAATTCAGAACGTTTTGAATCCATTTGACTCCGTCGCCGAGTTCGTTGGATTCTTTTTCGGTTAAGGAATCCCTTCCGAAAAGAGTGGAACCCACTTTATCCACGTATAGATCCAGTTCGTTCAAAGTGGAAACGAGAAAATCCATCTCTTCGCCCACGAAAAATTCCATCTTGTTCGCTGATTCGATTCCTTGTTCGTTCATGCTGGAAGCTTGAAATTCCACTCCGTCGACGGTGCAGCCGAGAAGATATTTTCCTTTCGACTCGACCCATTTGTTGATCTCGCCGAAA of Leptospira sanjuanensis contains these proteins:
- a CDS encoding type I phosphomannose isomerase catalytic subunit; protein product: MQKVIRLNPIYKERIWGGRKLGDFPGRTIPDGNIGESWEISDYGNDVSEIVNGPLAGKNFRTAYRANTDSILGKPFRGKPFPLLIKIIDAKEKLSVQVHPDDAYAEKYDPQSAGKKEAWTVLQAEPGSKLVCGFLNATSREEFKTLVEQNRAEEVLRQIPVKEGDSFLLNPGRIHAIGAGILLMEVQQSSDSTYRVYDYGRPRELHLQKALDVLDYSGPSEDDIMKPAPKNWSDGKRFRLTANDKFLMETLEVSGNGKTFQIPNVYKDSVFQILIVLQGKAEVEGEILSQGDTLLLTASGLEEGIQAVNRSETLKLSISGPGSDWAAYKD
- a CDS encoding SpoIIE family protein phosphatase; the protein is MNYYLFFPMAALFTNTIFIAFVYARRTGNPLIRSYLLYTIGLDAWLFTYAFTWSYPPEAWMTWAFKILAATWLPVGALYLEFVYVFLNRIPGPFLWFFRIGIPISYLITLSTDWVVRGSIRYYWGYENEPGPLYLVVILSFVALPGFIGLGILIRSFFTARKDQKKQIGLAILGSMSAMFMSFYSEILRTDDQGRMLGVPLTPIAVVIQSFLIFIAITRYGFLRINIEGLAVELFRDIHDGMILVKQDRSLFFMNESAIKILGISNTLPSHFYPSDFLKGYQENPNHLSREYQPIFNRACKGVELTRSNIELTGNENGYLFILRDISEKIDSREKIESIYSSISKDLEIAKIAQTSAISTKFPESSRYKFHSHFQPFELVGGDFFRTLERSDGKLDIFFADVSGHGISSAMVAGMLSISFQLVTESKPSPKIALEKIQELLLGAVLNHHISAVYLSFDPNTKILEYSYAGHHPILVFRDGEIVSLEGSGRILLITQETELNNYSFQLKKGDILFLYSDCLFEVRNSEGEILGYENFLQKIHEIPVQTPPNVLKTSIDCALAFGKGKLTDDLAILILEVF
- the eat gene encoding ethanolamine permease — its product is MPSSLQKVLGPFHLWGISVGLVISGDYFGWNLGWAHSNFWEFAVAVGLIAIFYSCFSLCFTELATSIPHAGGPSAYAHVALGPLGGLVAGFFTLVEFVLAPPAIASALGGYFHFLVPVVDANLASNGFFILLIGINLLGIKQTARFELFVTLTAVFGLLLYFAFSVPHFRWGQIGTNSTFNFWNLFPALPYAIWFFLAVEGVAMAAEEVKNPEKDIPLGYLSGIGTLVLLAFGVLFGTAGIVSTNSVSTLDYPLSFTLGNLYGPSSWIARLFTGIGLFGLIASLLGIILGYSRQIYALAKEGFLPRILARLNPKTQAPSFAIVVGGLVGLLALQYGNTGELITLSAFGACGMYCISMISFFVLRIKNPDRKKPYQVPFYPILPAVAIALGFLCFITLAIYYTFSLMILAIGLTVAFLFFLGSKGFDLKRIPHSSLSPDQEESSFSRGDTDF
- a CDS encoding STAS domain-containing protein, which encodes MEINHRKSGETNIVSLSGSLDIYTSIDLKTFFESNINKDNKNVVVNLEKLNYIDSSGIGMLIKQLNYVQDLNGSFFIANMKPAIEKVFKVAGLTSYFKTISPAEFASNFP
- a CDS encoding J domain-containing protein, with the translated sequence MNDPGLQNHFPDHYKNLGLSPLASVERVKSRYRELAKIFHPDNRETGSSDLFQKFAVSYQILTHPIKRKEYDLQYLSRHPEILFKFKSSFEGKNDSNVTAQIRQIPSSRILYAGQAVEFAKRGLLRAGMRNKERKKYSGIHYDIRILLTNEELDSPVAAKIPLVVRVLCPDCRGSNVFCDSCGGKGTYKSFRNLNLEAEAGKLIPGKIYELDLSGLKSSGFVHFKKNLLKVKIELIEGGKK
- a CDS encoding HNH endonuclease, which gives rise to MEPEEEPIVWISEEELAKQRRIAKDLKRTPWWKKKKGAGVCHYCGKMFPPEELTMDHLIPLAKGGKSIKANLVPACKECNFAKKNKLPFEFDSEAGTQGDQR
- a CDS encoding DUF1292 domain-containing protein encodes the protein MSDPFSEEESRDHEEQGRETLQLLDEDGNPHSFIVAEALEIDENQYLLLTPVLEEDLDLVNLDVRSLHGEEENGYFAVRLESDEFGEDCLVEVRDKRELKDILAELNEDAV
- a CDS encoding LIC10729 family protein; translated protein: MVVHRIILVFLCFTFTSTGFLQSEENPKFKKFINFDHQGEDGAPLHTEDFRTYSELSTWAIHNGMQLERDRPDVAPGAGTGRLQDGLCRMIPEEGLRFYLTADPSRNEPLYIQMDLTQFTFSERPKGVKPRELAIYMNGILKTTVRFPGSETYSSQFPVRFRVDPGELIEGRMDFRLVPNAGEIGRFWGIWDVFYSYRATQ
- a CDS encoding bifunctional riboflavin kinase/FAD synthetase yields the protein MITIQTLEQAGKTIHSPCVVTLGNFDGIHLGHQALLDRVLQVSKQTGLSSCVVTYDPNPAIVLGKNPEMKSLMTLADKEEWIRRQGIDYLVVLPFNKELAEMSAESFLEEILLKQLKAKNIIIGFNHCFGKGRRGNYELLQEYSDKLKYSVEKVDPVFLEDVKLSSSYVRMLVSEGNVKEAARCLNRSYSVSGKVVGGHKRGRQIGFPTANVQFNPDILLPGIGVYAGFTTVEGITYPSMINVGHNPTFGQNAVTLESNIFDFQKEIYDQIIRITFTERIRSEVKFSGVESLIAQLKQDEISARKILESEKTDFKV
- a CDS encoding LIC_12936 family protein — translated: MNAKLFYFLILISALAGISGQEFEPDGKVKILPYEQGQVKDLEVLGKDIAEFHKRIESRLAFLNRRKQIQDNLYSQFIPAYEDQIPQSRNRYMLDLRFVLKVSGAGAQNAPLKLESIVFWSRKSLISKMRSIDEEISILKNEKVSSDGTNPDSIELVIRKKTDAGTKETLYNVTTIREPAQRVKLVRIYRTNLLEIIRRIDKYVEGNIKTTAEDVEKTLREIENGGPYQENLPKD